In Hemicordylus capensis ecotype Gifberg chromosome 3, rHemCap1.1.pri, whole genome shotgun sequence, one DNA window encodes the following:
- the LOC128348811 gene encoding vitelline membrane outer layer protein 1-like, with product MALAVSILFSLMLSCCLWATATRNYKTMIKVKNGGPYGVWGAIELCPKGYARGFALKVQAHEVIWYDDTALNGIRLYCIDGIVVESKTGPWGNWTESKYCPKGCLISFTLRVDKHRGMTHDNKAAVNVWFTCQGGQVLTGNSHKWGVLGPWSDRCSSSAICGLQTKVQDDQYMVDRTALNDVRFFCCS from the exons ATGGCTCTCGCTGTCAGCATTTTGTTCTCCTTGATGCTCTCCTGCTGCCTGTGGGCTACAGCAACCCGAAATTATAAGACCATGATAAAAGTGAAAAATGGAGGACCATACGGAGTCTGGGGTGCAATTGAATTGTGCCCTAAAGGTTATGCTCGTGGATTTGCACTCAAG GTACAGGCACACGAGGTTATATGGTATGATGATACAGCTCTTAATGGCATTCGGCTCTACTGCATTGATGGCATAGTCGTTGAGTCAAAAACTGGACC GTGGGGAAACTGGACAGAGTCTAAGTATTGTCCCAAAGGCTGCTtaatctccttcactctgagagTGGACAAACACCGAGGGATGACTCATGATAATAAAGCAGCTGTCAATGTCTGGTTCACCTGTCAAGGTGGACAAGTTCTGACAGGCAACTCACATAAATGGGGTGTTTTGGGCCCATGGAGTGATCGCTGTAGCTCTAGTGCCATATGTGGGCTTCAGACAAAGGTACAGGACGATCAGTATATGGTTGATAGAACAGCACTTAATGATGTAAGATTTTTCTGTTGTTCCTGA